A window of Halovivax gelatinilyticus genomic DNA:
TCCGACACGGGTGCATGAGAAAGAGACGAAGCGCGATCCGGCGTGACATCGACGCTCTCAAACGCACCCGGCGATCGGCCGACGCCGCCGCGACTGACGCCCCGGCGGTCGTGACCGTCGAGTGGCGCGAGGCAGATCCCGTCGCGCGACCGACGGGAACCAGCTACGACGCCGAGTCGGCGACGCTCACCTACGACCTCTGGGGGCCCCAACAGGCGTGTCTCGAGGCCCTCGAGAGCGAGGAGGTCGACATCGTCGCCAATCTCGGGGGCTACGCCAGCGGCAAGACCATCTTCGGTGCTCGCTGGACGATCGCCCAGGCGCTGGCTCATCCTGGAAGTCGGTTTCTCGCGATGGGGATGACGTTTTCGGAGGCACGCAACACCACGTTTCGCAACCTCTGTGAGCAGTTGCCGGGTGATCGGACGGAGCTGTTGACCCGGTCGTTTAACGGGCCCGAACAGAGCCCGATCGTCGCCGACTTCAATCGGAGCGAGTACCGACTCACGCTGACGAACGACACGACGATAATCCTCGGTTCGGCCGATACGTGGAACCGGTACGCGGGCGACGCATTCGGCGGTATCTGGCTCGACGAACCCAGCCACTACCAGACCGATCTACACGACCTCCTGGAGATGGTTGGGTCGCGCCTGCGTGGCGTCGACGGACCCAAAGTGCAGTGCTGGACGCTGACCGGCAACGGCTACAACGACGCCTGGGAAATCCTCGAACAGCGCCAGGATTCGACCGGCAATCCGATCGGCCTCGAGATCGAACTGATTCGGTCGTCGACGCTCGAGAACCCGTATCTCGACGCCGGGACGGTCGAGCGCTTCAAGCGCCAGTACGACGGCACCGAACGCGAAACGCAGACGCTGCACGGTGGGTTCGCCGAAGCCGAGGGGCTCGTCTATAGCGACTTCCGCCGCGACACCCACGTCATTCCCCACGCCGACGCTCGTGACCGCGTCGCCGACGACTGGCGTGCCTACGGCTACGACGCCGGCTGGAACGATCCACGCGTCCTCGTCGAAGTGGGGAAAACGCCCTACGATCAGCTGGTCGTCCTCGATGAGTTCTACGAATCCGAATGCCACCTCGACGACGCCATCGAGTGGCTCGACTCCCGCCCGCGGGGGATCATCTACGGCGATCACGCCCCCGACGATCTCGACCGGTTTCGACGTGCCGGCTACGACGCCACGGCGGCGACGCGCAATCTCGATGCGGGTATCGCAGAGGTCCGCCGCCGACTCGAATCCGACGGGAGGCGGCCAATCCGGACGACGCCCTCGGTGGTAACATTTGTAGGGTCGCCCCGACAGATCGAAGCCCAACAAGCGGAATACAGGCGGACCCGTGCGAAAGAAGCCCAGGCACAAGCGGCTGCCCGTGAGGCGGCTCCTGAAGGAGCCGTTGGCCTGCTCGTGTCGGATCGGTGTGAACGGCTCGTCCGGGAGTTCCACGGCTATAAGGGCGAACACGTCGGGAAATCGGGCGCTCAGGATCACGCACTCGATGCGCTTCGCTACGTCTGTATGGGCGTTGCAGGCCGGTAGTCGGGGCAGTAACTCGCCCGCTGTCGACGGAGTCGCTTCCGGGGATGGCGCCGGCGTTTTCCATCGTCTCGTAGGGTGGCGACCCACGCACAACGTTCGCGCGATGAACCGCGACCCTGATCGCCGAGACCATCCGAGTCGTCGGAGGGTGGGACAGAGCAATCGACGGGTTATCGGTCGGGATAGGGGGACTTTTTCGCGGGTAACGTACCGGACGTCGTCGCTGGTACGAGTCGGACGATCGCGACACCGGCGAGTCGCGATTATAGGGCCACCAGATGCGTGATCACGTAAGCGGTGTCCATTGCCGCCGAAATCGGCGTTGTGCCGGTCGGTCTTTCAGTCGTCGGCTGTGGATTCGGGCGAGGTGATGGCCGACGCAAGTTTCGCCGCCGGGCTGACAATCAATCGACGGACGAGGCTCCGTCGGATCCGCGTCTTTCCGATCCAGGCGGCGATCGGTGGACTCACCGCGTAATACGCCCGAATGAACGCTTCCCCGGGTCGATTCCCCCGGAGAGTTTCGTCTCTGAATCGTCGAAGGGTGCCCACGTGCTGGTGATCGGGCGTCCCGCAGGCGGCCGTCGCGATGAAACAGTGATCGTCCTCCCCGACGACGACGCTCGGTTCGCTCGGCCAGTCGTCCGATTCGAGGTGACCTTCGTTGCGCACGGAGATCGACTCGTAGCGATACTCGCCCGTCGGGGCGTGTCTCGATATCGTTCGGGATTCGGTGTACTCCCAGATCCCGTCGTCCACCTCGTCGTAAGGGATCTCGTAGCCGCCACCGAGGATGGTTCCGTTGGGGCCGACCAGCCGCCGGGTGAGCCAGTTCACCGGTGCGTTCGACGTCGCCCTGACGGTGAGATCGAGCCTCGTGTCTCCGTTCGCGTCGGTCGTGGACTCGATCGTGACGTCCTCGATGACCGGCTTCTCGGCGACGTACTCCGTTTCGATCGTCGTCTCGATCGGGTCGGGCCACTCGTCGGACTCCCTGTGTCCCTCGTTGCGAACGCTCACGGTCTCGTAGGCGTACGAACCGTTCGGCGCCCACTTCGAGACCGTTCGGGATTCGGCGTACGTCCAGCGGTCGCCCCCATCGTGGTCGAACGGGACCTCGTAACCGCCGCCCAGGATGGTTCTTTCCGGGCCGATCAGCCGGCGGGTGAGCCAGTTCACCGGCGCGTTCGATTCCGCCTCGAGGGTGAGTTCGAGTTCGGTGTCTTCCGCCTCGAGCGAGTCAGCCCGAAGCGATACGTCTTCGAGGACCGGTTCGTCCGCTTCGTATCCGGTCTCGATCGTCGTTCCGACGTCGTCCGGCCACTCGACTGACTCTTCTTGTGCCTCGTTGCGAACGCTCACGTTTTCGTACCGGTACTCTCCGTCCGGCGCCCACTTCGAAATCGTCCGCGATTCTGTGTACTCCCAGACGCCGTCGTCCACCTCGTCGTAGGGAATCTCGTAGCCGCCACCGAGGATGGTTCCGTTCGGACCGACCAGCCGCCGGGTGAGCCAGTTCACCGGCGACTTCGATTCGGCCCGTACCGTCAGCGAGAGTTCCGTGTCACCGTTTGTGAGCTCGGTCGCGTCGAGTCGGACGTCGACTATCTCCGGAACGTCCGCGTCGTCCGAACGAAGACCGACCGCGCTCGCCCAACTTCCCAGCGTCATCGCGACCAGCTCTCGCCGTCTCATGGACACCTGTTGGGTTCCGTTACTTATCAATCGTGGCGTCGATTGTGTCGCGAAGCGAGGGGTCTTCTCCCCACGCCCTCACGGGCGTACGCTGAGTGGGTTTAGTCGTTCATCGCCTGGACGTCTGCTAGAGTTAGTGGACAGCCACAGGGCCTGGCGAGATGGGTGTGCGGGCCCGTCGAGGTGACGTCGGTCACCGGGTAGTCACACGCCGGACAGTTCGGGAAAGGTGAGTCGTCTTCCGTCATGGGCTCCTCACCAGGTGTTTGACTTCGTAGGCGGTGAGTCCACAGCCGCAGGGATCGGCATTGTGTCGTTCGGGGCCGAACGTTCTCACGAGAACGATCGGCTCGCCGCACTTCGGACAGGGCGGATAGGCGTCTCTCGGATCGTGTGACGGACGGGTGGTGCGTCGCGGCGGCGCGGGGGTGACGCGCACCTTCTTCGACGGTCGGTCGCTCATCGCGGCGGGGGTCCAGTGGTAGTGGGGCGGCCCGTACGGGTCGAGTCCTCTGACAGACTCACGAGTGGGCGCATAGTGGTGGTAGGCGGGCTGTGCGAACGGTTTATGGGTGTGTGGTTTGTAGCGTGTCATGGCTATCCGATAAACCCCAAGTAGGGTTCGGAAGCCACGCTCCGGGTGTCTACAGCACCCGGGGCATTTCTGCCCGATCCGGCGAACCGGCGAGCGTGGCTTCCAGGCTGGTAGAGGGGCTAATGTGTATTATAATTACTGGAAATAAGAGTAAATCAACCATCGAAAGTGAGAGATGAGATTCGAGCCAGAATCTTAATGTGAATCGGCTGATGAGTGCATTATCTATGGATGCTGTGGTACTTGCAGCCGGGAAAGGCACGAGACTTCGTCCGCTGACGGACGACAAGCCAAAGGGGATGGTGGAGGTCAACGGCAAGCCGATTCTCACGCACTGTTTCGATCAGCTGGTTGATCTCGGCGCGGAAAACCCGTCGTCGTGGTGGGGTATCTGAAAGAGAAAATCATTGATCACTATGGGTACTTGTACGAGGGTGTGCCAATCACCTATACGCACCAGCGTGAACAAAACGGTCTCGCTCACGAGTTACCCACTGCGGAGGAACACGTCGACGATGACTTCATGCTGATTCTCGGGGACAATATCTTCCAGGCCAATCTGGAGGACGTTGTTCGTCGCCACACGGAGGACCGTGCCGACGCGGCATTTCTCGTCGAGGAAGTGCCGTGGGAGGAGGCAAGTCGGTATGGTGTTTGCAACACGAATCAGTACGGCGAGATTACGGATGTAGTGGAAAAACCGATGAGCCGCCGTCGAATTTAGTGATGACCGGCTTTTACACTTTTACGCCAGCGATCTTCCATGCGTGTCATCTGGTTCAGTCAAGTAATCGGGGCGAGTACGAGATCAGCGAGGCAATTGATCTATTGATTCAGAGCGGACGGACGATCGATACGATCAGCATGGATGGCTGGCGGATCGACGTCGGCTATCCGGGGGATCGGGACGAAACGGAGCGTCGATTGAAGAACGAAATTGAAGCCGTACCAGCACCGGCTGACGACTGACCTGTTGTTTGCGGACTGGTCACTGGTTTTTTCGACTTTATCGCCACAAATGTGGTTCCAATTCAGTTATCTGTGATTTAGACATTCAAAACCTAAGATAATACAGTAGGCTTTAACAGAGCGATACCCTAGATAACCCTGCTGAACAAGCACCTCGTCACCACTTTTCTGTAATCCACCACTAACTATTCCCACTCTGATATTTTGATTTGGAACAATGCGGTGACTACGATGAGCGGACGAGTGGATCGTACCAATTCTGATTTTCGCGATACCAGGTGATGAACTGCGAGACGCCTTCACGAATATCGACAGTGGGCTCATAATCGAGTATTTCGTTTGCTTTCGAAACGTCGGCGTGGGTGTGCTCGGCGTCACCCTCACGGGCCTTGTCGAATTTGATTCCGAGTGAGGGATCTATCTCGTCGCGGACGACCTCTGCAAGGGTCAGAATGTCGATAGTGTCAGTTGAACCCACATTAAGAATCTCGCCATCAGCGCGATCGTCGGTCAGGAGTTGCTCGTTGACACGGCGAACGTCGTCGATGAAGGTAAAATCACGCGTTTGGGACCCGTCACCATAGATGATCGGCGATTTGCCGTGTATACATCGGGAGACGAAGTTCGTCATCGCCATATTCGGACGCATCCGTGGACCGTAGACAGTAAAGTAACGCAGCGAGACCGTTGGAAGGTCGTAGATCTCGCTGTAGACGCGTGCATACTGTTCGGTGGCCAGTTTGGAGACGCCGTAGGGTGAGACGGGTGTTGTGGGGTGGTCCTCGTCGTACGGCAGGTATTCGGGCTTGCCGTAGACCGACGACGATGAGGCGACGACAACCCGATCGATGTCATGTTTGCGGGCGGCGTCGAGGACGTTGATCGTCCCATCGACGTTGTAGCGGTTGACCTTCTTGGGCTCCTCGACGCTTTTGCGGACGCCGGCCTGGGCTGCTTGATGATAGACGATGTCGACATCGGCGACGAGTTCGTTGACAAGTTCTTCTTCGGTGAGCGAGACGTCGACGAACTCGTAGGATCCGTCGCTAGAGGCCGCAGCGTCCCGCGCTGTTTCGACATTATGTTCCTTAATTCCTAAATCGTAGTATGGTTCGAAGTTATCGAGAACGGTCACGGCATGGCCGTGCCTGGTCAGCTGGTCGGCGATATGTCCGCCGATGAAACCGGCACCGCCGGTAACGAGGACGCGCATTGATGATTGTGTATCCCTTCTCTTAGAAAAGTCGACCGATTCAACTGAGGTCGCAGTCCATTACACTGGAACTGTATCTATGCAGGTTTTCGTGGACGCCATGCTGTTGGATGCGTCGGGTTGGCTCTCGGCGAGGCAAAGAAGGGACGATTAACGACGCTGAACGCAATTTCTTCATGTCGTGTAGGAGGGCGGGCTGTACACGGCCGAAGGCAGCGTGCAGTGGTGCGAGCACAAGTATCTTTGCGGTGCCGGATCCGTGGTATTGACGAGAGAGTGAACTCCATGAAGAGTTCGGGTCACTGACTGCATCTTGAAGACATCTGTGTTGAATACTTTAATTTAATTATAAATTCAAACTATAGTCATTCACGCCGACATTCGCCAATTTTACCTTGTTTAGCTAGAAAAGAGGTCGTGAAATCACGGTTGATATCCCACTAGCAAAATCATTTAAAATACGAACAAATTTGAAAGCTTGATAAAAACACTTCGAAAAAATTATTGTATAATTAACTCCTGGACGTTTACTTCAGTAAAATATTTTTTAAGTCCTACTCTTGGGCGAAGGGACTTAAAATATTTTTCGACAGCTAGTTGTACATGAGTGCGTAGCAAATCACAATGAGTCTTGCTACGGATCTCGGCACCCGTTTCAAAGCCGAGTTAACAAGTCAGTCAGTTTCCACGATTTCGGGGGCACTCCTAATTTATGGTCTAGCGAGATTATTGGAACCCAACGATTATGGGTTACTTTTTCTTGCCATTTCGGCATTTTCGATAGCAAGCATTTTTAGCAAGTTAGGATTGTCAAAGTCTGCCGCACGATACATAACTGATTATAGAGAGCGAAACCCAGGTCAGTTACCCTATATTATAAAGGTTGCTTTTATATTCAATTCAATCACAATAGCTATCGTCGCCTTTGTATTTCTGACAGGTCATGAATTCATAGCAGTTTGGATAGGTGAGCCAAAATTAGCGCCCTTATTAGCCCTTGGTGTATTTTTCATCACATTCGAAACACTAACAAAGTTTACTCGGCGAATTGCCCAGGGATTTGAAGACATATACTTAGCTGCAATTATACTTATCCTCGATAGAGGTGGAAGGCTATTTTTTGCCATCGGGTTAATTTTACTCGGATACAATATTATAGGGGCACTAATTGGCTATATTGTAGCATCAGCGATCGCTAGTCTATTTGGCTTAATTGCTATATATTACAAATTCTACACAACTATTCCTCCCGCCGATGCTATTGAAGAGGGCCTTACTCGTCGTATTCTTGAGTATAACGTTCCTCTCACAATAACGGGGCTGTCTGGTAAGGTCGATAAAGAGCTGGACACCATTTTGGTGGGTTTGTTCCTGAATCCGATTTCTGTAAGCTACTACGTTTTGGGCAAACAAATTATTAGTTTTGTACAGATGCCCGCCACGGCACTTGGTTTCTCAATTTCACCTACGTATGGTAAGCAGAAAGCATCTGGAGAACTTTTTATAGCGGCTAAGATGTTCGAGAGGTCTTTCATATATACGTTGCTGCTATACGTGCCTGCTGCGGTTGGAATTCTATTAATTGCTGAACCAACTGTGGAGATTATCTTTGGTGAGTCCTATACTGGAGCAGTTCCAGTGTTACAGGTCTTTTCAATTTTCGTTGTTCTTTCATCAATAACAAATATAACCGACTATCCGCTTGATTTTCTTGGTCGGGCTAAATCCCGCGCGATCGCCAAAGGGATCGCTTCTATCAGCAATGTAGTTTTGAATATTTTATTAATACCTACAGTAGGTGTTGTCGGTGCAGCTATAGCTACTGTCATCACCCACTCATTTTATGTGTTGGTAAAGATTTTCATCATCTCTTCAGAATTACCACTGGATATCAATCGAGTGGTTCCAGAACTAACGAAGATTGCATTCGTTTCAATTAGCATGGGGGTTCCTATCTGGGCCTTTTCACATCAAATAACTGGCATATTCACACTGACTTTCATAGTTTTGCTTGGGATTATCATATGGGCATCCCTCTCAATTCTAACAGGATTAATTGATAGAAAGGAATTCAGGGTCACTTTGGACTTATGAGTGCGGCCTCTTCCACTGGCCGGAATAAGATATAATCCGATCCTGCTGTTTCATAATGCGTGAAAAAGAACCTTCAAGAGCATAAGCGTTATACATATCTGACCAAGCTGATCGCTAGCCAATTCCTAACTCACAACTTTACGTATAAGCTGCTAAACGCCAACTACTAAGGGCAGAAGATTCGTTACTCCAGCACATCAACATCCAAATGAAGTCGATTCGGCATAAGGAGATCTAGGATTCCAACATGATGAGAGAACGTGAACAACTCGACCGCCTTATACTATTACTCACAACTTTATCATTCTCATCAATAGCGGTTGGTACACTCATTGCTTACCAAAATCCTGCCACTAATTATGAAATATCGATATATCAAAATACGCCGACTACGTACTGGATTTCACTGGTCTTCGCACTTTCGACGTCAGTATTCATTCTAGTGGCCACAAATCCGTATCGTACTATGGGTATATTGCTCGGGATGATCTCCATTATCTCTCTACTTGGTCTCCCGTTAATTCGGGGATATCACCAAGTCGGAGGGACAGATGCTATGACACATTTAGGTGCTACTCGAGAGATCCTATGGACTGGCGAATTAGTGTCGGGAATACGCTATCCAATGATCCACATTTTGGGTGCTGAACTTAGCTTAATCTTTGAGCAAGATGCAAATACAGTTCTTTACTTCGTTTCTACTTTATTTGCCATAACATTTTCGACCTTTATTTTCATCTTCTCAAGGCGCCTATTCAGTATTGGGGTAGGGCATATCGCCTTACTCACATCATTTATGTTTCTCCCCATCAATCAAATTAGCACATCAATTGAACCACACCCAACAAGCCAAGCAATTTTATATTTGCCGGTTGTCTTATTTGGAATACTATTATACTACGGCGTGGCTAAGAATAGGGCAATTCTGATAATTGCTTTATTGGTGGTTTTCTATATTCATCTACACCCTCAACAGGCTGCAAATCTTGTTCTATTACTTCTCACACTATCTGGGTTAATATTCGTCCTCGACAAAATGTCTGGGGATGCTGGGCCGGAAACATTTGTTAATCGGCATCTCCCATCAATTATCACTTTTAGTATATTCTGGATATTCATGGGCGAGCATGATCTTCTTGCTGGGGCGGTTGCACGAGAGAGCTCACGCCTTTTGGCGTTAACCGGTCGTGGGATTCAAACTATAGAAGGCCGTGCAGATTCGGTTGAAACGGTGGGTGGAAGCTTTGAAGAAATATTTATAAAAATATTCCTTATAAATTTTATATTTTGCACATTTTTCACATACAATCTACTTAAGAAGTGTTTTGCAGAGTGGGATGTAAAGCAATTACGTAACGACTTTGAGTTTCTTATCTCAATTGGTACACTTTCAGTTGTAGGGTTTGTGGTAATATCTTTAATAGGCGGAACATCGGATCAATTTGCCCGCCATCTTGGTTTTGTCATGGTGGTCGTCACCATCATCGGATCCGTGTTCATCCACAGATTGTATTTGGTATGTCTGGACGGATATAATGACCAGGCCGTAAAATCTATTTTAGCTATTCTTTTATTAGTCATGCTCTTATTTTCAGCACCTGTCATATTTCCTTCTGAATATATTTATCGAGGCTCTGGCCATGTTCCAGAAACTCAAATGGATGGATATGAGACCGCATTAAACCATTATGATGGGAATTCACCAATTTTGCACACACGAACACCTGCTTACCGTTACGCTGATGCAACGAACGGTCCAGATAGTAAGATTGCCCAAAAACTTTGGAACCAATATAGATCAGAGGTTAGTTTGTCCCCCGATCACTTTGCCAACCAGTCCCTTCATACTGATGACCAATCGTTCTATATATCTGTGCTTGCTTCAGACAAAACCCGTGATGCTGATATGTACCGAGGATTTAGATTCTCATTTGACGATTTCGACTATCTGGACAGAGAGAGAGGAATAAACAAGGCTTTTAGCAATGGTCAATTTGAACTGTACAAGACAGGTGGTGTAGATTCTTATGAATAAGTTTATGACAAACGTATATAAGAATCTTCCCAGTAGGTTTGATAAAACTCTCCGATATTATTTTACTATAAAGGTGGAGGCGAGATATCTGTTACAAATGAGGAAAAAAGGAGTTCATCCTCGACGAATTTATTACACGAGCCCAGAAAGCATTAATTCATTCGTTCCACCAAATACTGGATTCACTGTGAGAAGTACCGGTTGCGTGTCCGGTGGTGACTGGGACGTGAAATCGAGAAAATTTGAGAATTATATTCTCTACCAGTCCCTTTATAATCGCTTTGAGCGGGGGTTCCAATGGGAGGAAACTGCTCAATACCAACAATGTAAAATCCGTATTGAGAACGGTGAGTCTTGTTGGCACGGATGTAACTCCATGCAAGACTTGGAAGATCGATGTAAGTACTTGGACAAACTCTTCAGATCAATTGTTGAACAGGGTTACAAACGCCAAACGAAGCTTGATAATTTAGTAGACGGAAACTCAAGCCCCTATCCTTCTACCTTACGTGAAATCACCGTAAATATCGGTAGGGATGGATCGCTCATCCTTCTTGACGGACGACACCGATTATTTATTACGAAAATAATAGGTATTGACACCATACCGATTCATATTGGGGTAGTCCACTCTGACTGGGAAGGCGGATGGCCAGACAATTCCAAGAAATAAGAATATAATTCAAAAATCTTATACACTAATATTGAATATAATTAAAGAATTGGTAAAATCACCCCTGCCCTTTTTGATATGTTGGCTATCTATATCCCAAATCTTCAAGCCTTGAGTCTACAGTCGACATGTCAACTTCATACGTTTTTTGACCTTTCTCCGAAATGATTTCCCGACGTGGTTTTTCTTCATATATTAACCATGGAACTTTTACTAGATGTTCCGTATATGTACGTGAGGGGTGACCCCATTCCCGAATTGGTATTGGTCCTGACCGTTCACCTACCATATTACCGTGGTCTGAACTAACGACCGTTTTTCCACTCAGAATATTTATGAGCCTCTGAAGATGATTGAGGCATTCTCGAAGATTCTGGACATATGCGTCCCAAATCTTTTCCCGTGTGAGATTGATTCGGCCCCTGAACCGCTCTCCCCAAATATCTGACATATTCTCCTTATTTTCTCCGACACCTCTTGTCCCATTGTCGATGTTTGATGAGATGAATGGGTAGTGAGGCTGTAAGTAGTGGAAAATATGGCGTTTGTTTGGGTACTTCCTAACAGATTCTATGGCTGCATCTGTCATATCTTCTGGGAGCACCGATCCTATTTTATCATCCCACCGATTAGTATTCCAGACATTAATTTCATCACAAAATTCTACTTTTATCTGATCACGGTTGTTAACAAGCTGAGGATTTGCTGTAGTGTAGACGGTATCGTACAATTTCTCCCCGTTAAAATTCCCTCGGAGAAATTCAACCGTGTTCGACCCACGAGATTCTCTCTGTGTTAGCTCTCCAGGAAGTGTATTTTCATCTTTAAATATGTCATATCTACAAGCATCAAGTATGATGAGTGTGTCCCAATCCTCCTCAAAAATATCTGTCCCCTTCCGATTGTATCCGGGACCGAACCTTCGGGTGTAATAGTGCCTGTTCACTTCACGGGCAATTAGATTGGGGCTTTTGACCCCCTGTTTTAAATCATCAATTGTATACATTTGTGGTGGTACATCCAACTGTGACTGCATCAATGTGGCGATTTGTGATTTAACTATGTCCGATCCAAGCACTTCTTCAGACCTTTCCAAATTTAATTAATAATCTGTGTGTGGGAACTTCATCTCCCCATTAAAATCCTAATAATTGTGGGATCTATTTGATCTCGACTGATTTGAATAGTATCTGCCGGTTCCTTCAAACCTGGTCAAATATATTAATTGATATGTTTTGTGTCCAATGAACGTCGTGTCAGGTATATCGTGAATTCATCTGTATCGAAATAGATGAGAGTTATGGGGTGGGGCTTGAGATATTACTGTCCTCCAGAGCGCTTTGCCAACACCTACCTTCAGCAAACTGTAGGAAAACGTCAGCAGGTGCCAGTGAGGACTGGCTCCTGCTAGACATTGTGTCTTGCAGTCTCTCAAAACCGATGTATTGTTTCGTCTCTCCAATGCACATCTCGATCCGCCATCTATTCACATTCAATACGAATAGATATGGTTCGATGGGGCATCCCTTTGTTCGATACAATGCACTTCACGTTTATTGTGTCGTGGACTTTATCGGATTCTATTTTATGACCAGGACAGCCATATCAAGTGTAAGGAAAACCATATAGTGACGTTCATCGTCGATTTTACGTGAGATCGTGCCGATGCGCCCAACCAGCGCATCGATAC
This region includes:
- a CDS encoding CFI-box-CTERM domain-containing protein, whose product is MRRRELVAMTLGSWASAVGLRSDDADVPEIVDVRLDATELTNGDTELSLTVRAESKSPVNWLTRRLVGPNGTILGGGYEIPYDEVDDGVWEYTESRTISKWAPDGEYRYENVSVRNEAQEESVEWPDDVGTTIETGYEADEPVLEDVSLRADSLEAEDTELELTLEAESNAPVNWLTRRLIGPERTILGGGYEVPFDHDGGDRWTYAESRTVSKWAPNGSYAYETVSVRNEGHRESDEWPDPIETTIETEYVAEKPVIEDVTIESTTDANGDTRLDLTVRATSNAPVNWLTRRLVGPNGTILGGGYEIPYDEVDDGIWEYTESRTISRHAPTGEYRYESISVRNEGHLESDDWPSEPSVVVGEDDHCFIATAACGTPDHQHVGTLRRFRDETLRGNRPGEAFIRAYYAVSPPIAAWIGKTRIRRSLVRRLIVSPAAKLASAITSPESTADD
- a CDS encoding GDP-mannose 4,6-dehydratase, which encodes MRVLVTGGAGFIGGHIADQLTRHGHAVTVLDNFEPYYDLGIKEHNVETARDAAASSDGSYEFVDVSLTEEELVNELVADVDIVYHQAAQAGVRKSVEEPKKVNRYNVDGTINVLDAARKHDIDRVVVASSSSVYGKPEYLPYDEDHPTTPVSPYGVSKLATEQYARVYSEIYDLPTVSLRYFTVYGPRMRPNMAMTNFVSRCIHGKSPIIYGDGSQTRDFTFIDDVRRVNEQLLTDDRADGEILNVGSTDTIDILTLAEVVRDEIDPSLGIKFDKAREGDAEHTHADVSKANEILDYEPTVDIREGVSQFITWYRENQNWYDPLVRSS
- a CDS encoding flippase, whose protein sequence is MSLATDLGTRFKAELTSQSVSTISGALLIYGLARLLEPNDYGLLFLAISAFSIASIFSKLGLSKSAARYITDYRERNPGQLPYIIKVAFIFNSITIAIVAFVFLTGHEFIAVWIGEPKLAPLLALGVFFITFETLTKFTRRIAQGFEDIYLAAIILILDRGGRLFFAIGLILLGYNIIGALIGYIVASAIASLFGLIAIYYKFYTTIPPADAIEEGLTRRILEYNVPLTITGLSGKVDKELDTILVGLFLNPISVSYYVLGKQIISFVQMPATALGFSISPTYGKQKASGELFIAAKMFERSFIYTLLLYVPAAVGILLIAEPTVEIIFGESYTGAVPVLQVFSIFVVLSSITNITDYPLDFLGRAKSRAIAKGIASISNVVLNILLIPTVGVVGAAIATVITHSFYVLVKIFIISSELPLDINRVVPELTKIAFVSISMGVPIWAFSHQITGIFTLTFIVLLGIIIWASLSILTGLIDRKEFRVTLDL